Proteins from a genomic interval of Leptospira bandrabouensis:
- the nuoH gene encoding NADH-quinone oxidoreductase subunit NuoH produces MDWALILAWGIKILSLFFIILTGVAYYTLAERKFAGFIQDRPGPNRAGIFGLFQPLADGIKFIAKEEIFPKNVSKGMYLLAPTISMTCAIMAWAVIPFGGSLPAPEWLMALTGITTIDLQIANPDSGVLYMLAISSLSVYGIMIAGWSSNNKYSLLGGVRSTAQMISYELPMGLSIVVIVIMTGSLKLTDISDSQKDMWNILSPPGFVAFFIYVTAMFAETNRLPFDLAEAESELVVGFHTEYGAFKFALFFLAEYMNMITMSCLTTLLFFGGYNVPFQLGAGSPYQAFYGLGFFILKVLFFAFLFIWVRWTLPRFRYDQLMKLGWKKMIPWGLFAVMFAAIYTVYWKEGWMKLFI; encoded by the coding sequence ATGGACTGGGCTCTAATACTTGCTTGGGGAATTAAAATCCTCTCATTATTTTTTATCATTTTAACGGGTGTGGCCTATTACACACTCGCCGAACGTAAGTTTGCTGGATTTATCCAGGATCGTCCGGGCCCCAACCGTGCCGGAATTTTTGGACTTTTCCAACCTCTTGCTGACGGAATCAAATTCATCGCTAAAGAAGAAATTTTTCCAAAAAACGTATCCAAAGGGATGTATCTTTTGGCTCCTACCATCTCCATGACTTGTGCCATTATGGCCTGGGCTGTGATTCCTTTTGGGGGAAGTCTTCCGGCACCGGAGTGGCTTATGGCTCTTACCGGTATTACAACGATTGATTTACAAATTGCTAATCCCGATTCAGGGGTATTATACATGCTTGCTATCTCTTCTCTTTCTGTGTATGGGATTATGATTGCGGGTTGGTCTAGTAACAACAAATACTCGTTACTTGGTGGAGTTCGTTCTACGGCTCAGATGATTAGTTACGAACTTCCTATGGGACTTTCCATTGTTGTGATTGTGATTATGACTGGATCTCTCAAACTAACAGACATTAGTGATTCCCAAAAAGATATGTGGAATATTTTATCTCCCCCTGGGTTTGTTGCCTTTTTTATTTATGTGACGGCGATGTTTGCCGAAACCAATCGCCTTCCTTTTGACCTTGCGGAAGCGGAATCGGAACTTGTTGTGGGTTTTCATACTGAGTATGGAGCATTTAAGTTCGCCCTCTTCTTTTTAGCTGAATACATGAATATGATCACCATGTCTTGTCTTACCACCTTACTCTTTTTTGGTGGATACAATGTTCCGTTTCAATTAGGTGCCGGTTCTCCTTACCAAGCATTTTATGGACTTGGGTTTTTTATTTTAAAAGTGTTATTCTTTGCCTTTTTGTTTATTTGGGTTCGTTGGACCCTCCCTCGTTTTCGTTATGACCAATTGATGAAACTGGGTTGGAAAAAAATGATCCCTTGGGGACTTTTTGCAGTGATGTTTGCGGCCATTTACACGGTTTATTGGAAAGAAGGATGGATGAAATTATTTATATGA
- a CDS encoding replication-associated recombination protein A translates to MDSLFSQNKQVPLAHALRPKIWSEFVGQAQVVQSLRAITKPTSILFYGPPGSGKTTLAHLLTQSWSLEKRYLSCVTSGLKEVREVLEEAKRRGTIVLFLDEIHRFSSSQQDALLSAVEEGEIILIAATTENPSFRVNKALLSRMLVYRLTTLSEEEENSIFETCLTKLNHKGKFPEDLKKELFRRSSGDARKLLGYLERILSFTEDTGSIDESKLAEILGENVIFYDKNSESHYDIISAFIKSLRGSDPDAALFYLALMIEGGEDPLFIARRLVIFASEDVGNASVHALPLAIATWQAVERVGMPEGRIPLGQCTTFLASAPKSNASYLAIDKALQLVRERKREFQIPNYLRNAPTATHKKEGAGKDYQYPHDFPGHFLKERYFPTDFYPDIPQFYHPTNQGMEKNLKEQLERLWGDRY, encoded by the coding sequence TTGGACTCTCTTTTTTCACAAAACAAACAAGTTCCATTGGCCCATGCCCTTCGACCCAAGATTTGGTCAGAATTTGTTGGCCAGGCTCAAGTGGTGCAATCACTAAGAGCCATCACCAAACCCACCTCTATTCTGTTTTACGGCCCACCTGGTTCTGGAAAAACTACCTTAGCACACCTTCTCACACAAAGTTGGAGTTTAGAAAAACGTTATTTAAGTTGTGTGACAAGTGGTCTGAAAGAAGTGCGAGAGGTTTTAGAGGAAGCCAAACGTAGGGGAACCATTGTTTTGTTTTTGGATGAGATCCACCGTTTTTCTTCCTCCCAACAAGATGCCCTTCTTTCTGCTGTGGAGGAAGGTGAAATCATTCTAATTGCGGCAACCACAGAAAATCCAAGTTTTCGTGTGAATAAAGCTCTCCTTTCTCGGATGTTAGTGTACAGGCTCACCACTTTGTCAGAAGAAGAAGAAAACTCGATTTTTGAAACTTGCCTGACCAAACTCAATCACAAGGGAAAATTTCCAGAGGATTTAAAAAAGGAACTCTTTCGCAGAAGTTCAGGAGATGCCAGAAAACTCCTTGGGTATCTAGAACGAATTTTAAGTTTTACGGAAGATACGGGAAGTATCGACGAATCTAAGTTAGCTGAAATATTAGGTGAAAATGTAATCTTTTATGATAAAAACAGTGAAAGCCATTATGATATCATTTCTGCTTTTATCAAATCCCTTCGTGGGAGTGATCCCGATGCTGCCCTTTTTTATTTGGCTCTTATGATCGAAGGGGGAGAGGACCCACTTTTTATCGCAAGGAGGCTTGTGATTTTTGCCAGTGAGGATGTGGGAAACGCCAGTGTCCATGCCCTTCCGCTGGCCATTGCCACTTGGCAGGCTGTGGAACGAGTTGGGATGCCGGAAGGAAGGATTCCCCTTGGCCAATGTACAACTTTTCTTGCTTCGGCACCTAAATCTAACGCAAGTTATTTGGCAATTGATAAAGCTTTGCAACTAGTCCGGGAAAGGAAACGAGAGTTTCAAATTCCAAACTATTTGCGTAATGCTCCCACAGCCACCCATAAAAAGGAAGGGGCTGGAAAGGATTACCAATACCCCCACGATTTCCCGGGGCATTTCCTAAAAGAACGTTATTTTCCCACTGATTTTTATCCAGACATTCCCCAGTTTTATCATCCGACAAACCAAGGGATGGAAAAGAATTTAAAGGAACAATTGGAGCGTCTTTGGGGGGACCGGTATTGA
- a CDS encoding NADH-quinone oxidoreductase subunit D, whose translation MVMYEKTAEHFGKKFKDLPEGHLLVNLGPSHPATHGILQNVIQIDGERVVDTESVIGYVHRCFEKLGERYDYNQFLVCTDRMNYVSTPLNNIGWILTVEKMMQIQVPERVTYVRMIISELSRIMDHIICNGIMGVDLGAFSGLLHLFHHRENIYQILEKLTGARLTTTFCRVGGMERDIYPEFQSEIKTVIKGLKPALDEFQDLLIRNKIFNERTAGIGGLSADRAIAYGFSGPNLRAAGVPWDVRKDDPYMFYDKVDFDIPVGEDGSALDRTLVRMEEMRQSMRIIEQLIDGIPEGPYHADVPHTFLPPKDRVYHNMEELIYHFKIIMHGVKVPPGEYYMSTEAANGELGFYVVSEGEKSPWRVHVRRPCFWYYQAFPELVKGGLLADTIATMSSLNVIAGELDC comes from the coding sequence ATGGTAATGTACGAAAAAACAGCCGAACACTTTGGAAAAAAATTCAAAGACCTACCGGAAGGCCATTTACTGGTTAACTTAGGACCCAGCCACCCCGCCACTCATGGAATTTTACAAAACGTAATCCAAATTGATGGAGAACGTGTGGTGGATACAGAATCCGTCATTGGGTATGTCCATCGTTGTTTTGAAAAATTAGGAGAACGTTACGATTATAATCAGTTCTTAGTTTGTACTGACCGTATGAACTACGTATCCACTCCGCTCAACAATATTGGATGGATTCTTACGGTTGAAAAGATGATGCAGATCCAAGTTCCCGAACGTGTTACTTATGTAAGAATGATCATCTCTGAACTATCTCGGATCATGGATCATATCATTTGTAATGGAATTATGGGTGTGGACCTTGGTGCATTTTCTGGATTACTCCATTTATTTCATCATAGAGAAAATATTTATCAAATTTTAGAAAAGTTAACGGGCGCTAGGCTCACGACTACTTTCTGTCGTGTGGGTGGAATGGAACGTGATATTTATCCCGAGTTCCAATCCGAAATCAAAACTGTCATCAAAGGTTTGAAACCTGCTTTGGATGAATTCCAAGACCTTCTCATTCGTAATAAAATTTTTAATGAAAGGACGGCAGGGATTGGTGGTCTCTCTGCAGACCGTGCCATTGCTTACGGATTTTCTGGTCCCAATCTACGTGCGGCCGGTGTTCCTTGGGACGTAAGAAAAGATGATCCTTATATGTTCTATGATAAGGTCGATTTTGATATCCCCGTGGGAGAAGATGGATCAGCCCTCGACAGGACTCTCGTTCGTATGGAAGAAATGCGTCAATCCATGCGCATCATAGAACAACTCATCGATGGAATTCCAGAAGGCCCGTATCATGCAGATGTTCCCCACACTTTCCTTCCGCCGAAAGATCGTGTGTATCACAATATGGAAGAACTCATTTACCATTTTAAAATCATTATGCACGGAGTGAAGGTGCCTCCGGGAGAATACTATATGTCGACCGAGGCAGCCAACGGTGAACTCGGTTTTTATGTAGTATCAGAAGGTGAAAAATCTCCTTGGAGAGTGCATGTCAGACGTCCTTGTTTTTGGTATTACCAGGCGTTCCCTGAACTTGTCAAAGGGGGCTTACTTGCGGATACCATTGCCACCATGTCTTCACTCAATGTCATTGCAGGGGAGTTGGATTGTTAA
- a CDS encoding NADH-quinone oxidoreductase subunit C → MKDTITEYLNSRFSEVLLPQRDINTNLLYFTIKKEALPTVVQTLKDHPEFAFTYLNDLTSVDWLGKREPRFEVVYLLRSPKNKHFRLQLRVPVGEGEEVPSIVSIFPSANWPEREVYDLMGIPFSNHPQLERLIMPDNFIGHPLRKDYPLEGPGQDYLIEDLLTIHVNEDIAG, encoded by the coding sequence ATGAAAGATACAATAACTGAATACTTAAACTCGCGGTTTTCTGAAGTTTTACTCCCGCAAAGGGACATAAACACCAATTTACTTTATTTTACGATCAAAAAGGAAGCCCTTCCCACCGTCGTACAAACGTTAAAGGATCATCCAGAATTTGCATTCACTTACCTAAATGATCTTACCTCCGTCGACTGGCTTGGAAAAAGAGAACCAAGGTTTGAAGTGGTTTACTTACTTCGTTCACCTAAAAACAAACATTTCCGTTTGCAACTACGAGTTCCTGTGGGAGAAGGGGAAGAGGTTCCAAGCATTGTTAGTATTTTTCCTTCTGCCAATTGGCCTGAGAGAGAAGTGTATGACCTAATGGGAATTCCGTTTTCCAACCACCCGCAGTTGGAAAGGCTGATTATGCCTGATAACTTTATTGGCCATCCACTTCGTAAAGATTATCCGCTGGAAGGTCCAGGACAAGATTATCTCATTGAAGATTTACTCACCATTCATGTGAACGAGGATATTGCCGGTTAG
- a CDS encoding NADH-quinone oxidoreductase subunit B produces MGLTETLSKPGEMFGDMFQVATLDNVVQWGQSFSLWPYPFATACCGIEYMSTSCADYDIARFGAERPSFSPRQADMILVLGTITYKMAPVLRQIYDQLAEPKFVISVGACASSGGMFHTYGVLQGVDRILPVDVYVPGCPPRPEALLDALVKLQKKVQGQGLEARRQEVMRKIQEINERNKPLVVA; encoded by the coding sequence ATGGGATTAACAGAAACACTATCCAAACCGGGTGAGATGTTTGGCGATATGTTCCAAGTCGCTACATTGGATAACGTAGTCCAATGGGGGCAAAGTTTTTCATTATGGCCTTATCCTTTTGCCACTGCTTGTTGCGGAATCGAATACATGAGTACCTCTTGTGCTGATTATGACATCGCTCGTTTCGGTGCAGAACGTCCCTCTTTTTCACCACGCCAAGCAGATATGATTTTGGTTCTTGGAACCATCACATATAAAATGGCTCCCGTCTTACGCCAGATATACGACCAATTGGCAGAACCTAAATTTGTAATTTCTGTGGGTGCTTGTGCTTCTTCCGGTGGTATGTTTCACACCTACGGTGTGTTACAAGGTGTCGACCGAATCCTTCCTGTGGATGTATATGTTCCAGGATGTCCTCCAAGACCAGAAGCTCTCCTTGATGCCCTAGTCAAACTGCAAAAGAAAGTCCAAGGCCAGGGATTAGAAGCGAGACGCCAAGAAGTCATGCGAAAAATCCAAGAAATCAACGAACGCAATAAACCTCTCGTAGTGGCATGA
- a CDS encoding YqaA family protein has product MTKDKETSINLRSLIFQTILSIVIVLAIVFGLAFFFRKELLGFSEHFVRIFGYLGLFVGMILSDSLPAFVPPDAFLMLAITGEMDPLKTILSMSFGSIIGGSLAYFVGLYLIPKFHLGRQMVLHYEDKLLPYLRKYGFGAVVLSSLTPIPYSWMAYTVGTFKMRYSLFLLGSLFRFVRVTVYFYAMYLGWITGG; this is encoded by the coding sequence ATGACAAAAGACAAAGAAACTTCCATCAACCTTCGTAGTCTTATCTTCCAAACCATTCTATCGATTGTGATCGTGTTAGCCATTGTGTTTGGACTTGCTTTTTTCTTTCGAAAGGAACTACTCGGATTTAGCGAACACTTTGTTCGTATTTTTGGGTATTTGGGACTTTTTGTGGGAATGATTCTTTCCGATAGCCTTCCGGCTTTTGTTCCTCCCGATGCTTTTCTAATGCTTGCCATCACGGGAGAAATGGATCCTTTAAAAACCATTCTTTCTATGTCTTTTGGGAGTATCATTGGGGGATCCTTAGCCTACTTTGTTGGATTGTATCTTATTCCTAAGTTTCATTTAGGTCGGCAGATGGTTTTACATTACGAAGACAAACTCCTACCTTATCTACGTAAATATGGATTTGGTGCTGTTGTTTTAAGTTCCCTTACACCCATTCCCTATTCTTGGATGGCTTATACAGTGGGAACCTTTAAGATGCGTTATTCGCTATTTTTACTCGGCTCTCTTTTTCGATTTGTGCGAGTCACTGTATATTTTTATGCCATGTATTTGGGGTGGATCACTGGAGGATAG
- a CDS encoding NADH-quinone oxidoreductase subunit J family protein, which yields MDEIIYMNIESSPSFLLFIFFGTVTVVTALSVIFQKNPVVSAVSLVFTFFSLAGIYGIMGALFIATMQVLVYAGAIMVLIVFVLMLLSQRTETLSRYRKHPIRLVLLSLFALGFFFLLYSALTTGVPHSEQKGKGYELTEYSFPIQGTGTVNTKGNVATVGASTYLDYLLPFEMISILLLVAVLGAVILAKKRLTEVEQTKDNVL from the coding sequence ATGGATGAAATTATTTATATGAACATAGAATCTTCTCCTTCCTTTTTATTATTTATCTTTTTTGGAACAGTGACTGTGGTGACTGCTCTTAGTGTGATCTTCCAGAAAAATCCTGTGGTATCAGCGGTATCTCTTGTTTTTACCTTCTTTTCTTTGGCAGGCATTTACGGAATTATGGGAGCTTTGTTCATAGCCACCATGCAGGTGTTAGTGTATGCAGGCGCCATTATGGTTCTTATCGTTTTTGTTTTGATGTTACTTTCACAAAGAACAGAAACCTTGTCTCGATATAGAAAACACCCAATCCGTTTGGTTTTACTTTCTCTTTTTGCATTAGGTTTTTTCTTTTTATTGTATAGTGCTCTCACAACAGGAGTTCCTCATTCTGAACAAAAGGGAAAAGGTTATGAACTCACTGAGTATTCCTTTCCCATCCAAGGAACGGGAACCGTAAATACAAAAGGGAACGTAGCCACTGTCGGTGCTTCCACTTATTTGGACTATTTACTTCCTTTTGAAATGATCTCCATCTTACTTCTCGTAGCAGTTCTTGGGGCAGTGATCCTTGCCAAAAAAAGACTCACAGAAGTGGAACAAACCAAGGACAACGTTTTATGA
- the nuoF gene encoding NADH-quinone oxidoreductase subunit NuoF: protein MGLKTLLTTHVGAADSHTLNHYRSVGGYESQKKALTEMTAEQIVNDVKNSGLRGRGGAGFPTGNKWGFIPKTDKPKYLICNGDEGEPGTFKDRLLIEKFPHMLIEGMVIAAKAIDSHQGYIYIRGEFHKGIRIVEEAVEEAYKAGLLGKNILGLGYDFDLAVYSGAGAYICGEESALINSLEGRRGHPRLKPPFPAVSGLYACPTVVNNVETFCNVPHIIRMTGEEYKKIGTEKSPGTRLFAVSGHVKKPGIYEVEMGTPMKELIYDICGGIKNDGTLKAVIPGGSSSPILTAEEAMTATMDYESIASLKSMLGSGAVIILSESADLVETTYRLAEFYSHESCGQCTPCREGTHWVKDLLHKIKVGEGTEKDVELIFSLSRNMEGGTTICPLADACVMAVRPTMTKFKGEFSTRLKKEVSISH, encoded by the coding sequence ATGGGATTAAAAACACTTCTCACAACTCATGTTGGTGCTGCTGATTCTCATACTTTAAACCATTACCGGTCTGTCGGCGGATACGAAAGCCAAAAAAAGGCACTGACGGAAATGACCGCAGAACAAATTGTAAACGATGTTAAGAACTCTGGTTTACGGGGTCGCGGTGGTGCCGGTTTTCCTACGGGAAACAAATGGGGCTTCATTCCAAAAACCGACAAACCCAAATACTTAATTTGTAATGGGGATGAAGGCGAACCGGGAACCTTTAAAGACCGACTTTTAATCGAAAAATTCCCCCATATGCTGATTGAAGGGATGGTCATTGCTGCCAAAGCAATCGACTCCCACCAAGGTTATATTTACATTCGAGGTGAGTTCCATAAGGGGATTCGTATCGTCGAAGAAGCAGTCGAAGAAGCATACAAAGCTGGCCTTCTTGGAAAAAATATCTTAGGCCTTGGTTATGATTTTGATTTGGCTGTGTATTCCGGAGCAGGTGCTTATATCTGCGGAGAAGAATCAGCTCTCATCAATTCCCTTGAGGGAAGGAGGGGCCATCCAAGATTAAAACCTCCTTTTCCAGCTGTATCTGGTCTTTATGCATGTCCTACCGTTGTGAACAATGTGGAAACATTTTGTAATGTTCCGCATATCATTCGTATGACGGGAGAAGAATATAAAAAAATCGGAACAGAAAAATCACCGGGAACCAGGCTTTTTGCTGTCAGCGGACATGTGAAAAAACCAGGGATTTATGAAGTCGAAATGGGAACTCCCATGAAAGAACTCATTTACGATATCTGTGGTGGGATTAAAAACGATGGAACCCTCAAAGCAGTGATTCCAGGAGGAAGTTCTTCTCCCATTCTCACAGCAGAAGAGGCCATGACTGCCACTATGGATTATGAATCCATAGCTTCTCTCAAATCCATGTTAGGTTCCGGGGCTGTCATCATTCTTTCCGAATCGGCAGATCTTGTGGAAACCACATACCGATTGGCAGAGTTTTACTCACATGAATCCTGTGGTCAATGTACGCCTTGTCGGGAAGGTACACATTGGGTAAAAGACCTTCTCCATAAAATTAAAGTCGGAGAAGGAACAGAAAAAGATGTAGAACTCATTTTTTCTTTGTCTAGGAATATGGAAGGTGGAACCACCATCTGTCCGTTAGCGGATGCTTGTGTTATGGCAGTCCGTCCAACGATGACAAAGTTTAAAGGGGAGTTCTCGACTCGATTGAAAAAGGAAGTGAGCATCTCTCACTAA
- a CDS encoding NADH-quinone oxidoreductase subunit A, with translation MGSAPDSFAPILLQLLLGVGFSALILTLAFLINPKKKSKPQDTFECGVTYYGDARGLFNIKFYLVAVLFILFDIEAVFLYPWAVNLISFKEAGLGTFFLIEMFFFLLILVVGLYYIWKKGALEWD, from the coding sequence ATGGGTTCTGCACCAGATAGTTTTGCGCCAATACTTTTACAACTTTTGCTCGGAGTCGGTTTTTCCGCTCTGATTTTGACCCTTGCCTTCCTCATCAATCCGAAGAAAAAATCAAAACCCCAAGATACCTTTGAATGTGGAGTTACCTATTACGGTGATGCGAGAGGACTCTTTAACATTAAGTTCTATCTTGTGGCGGTTCTTTTTATCCTCTTCGATATTGAAGCTGTCTTCCTTTATCCTTGGGCAGTGAACTTAATCAGCTTTAAAGAGGCGGGCCTTGGTACCTTCTTTTTAATCGAGATGTTTTTCTTTTTACTCATACTTGTTGTGGGTCTATACTATATATGGAAAAAGGGAGCACTGGAATGGGATTAA
- the pth gene encoding aminoacyl-tRNA hydrolase produces MIHFLIVGLGNPGDKYKNTRHNIGFMILDALASSFSVSFKDSKKYMESTHTLDGDKVHLLKPLEFMNLSGKATQTLANLYKIPPSQILVVQDEVDLPFGKIKNKIGGGTAGHNGLKDIVAKLGSQEFHRLRFGVGKPEKGGMEVADFVLQNFNAEERNNLDALIKESVTKIEDWIRTNRNLIRKENGG; encoded by the coding sequence ATGATTCATTTTCTCATTGTGGGCCTTGGGAATCCAGGGGATAAGTATAAAAACACTCGCCATAACATTGGTTTTATGATCTTGGATGCTCTTGCGAGTAGTTTCAGTGTGTCTTTCAAAGATTCCAAAAAATATATGGAATCAACTCATACTCTGGACGGAGACAAAGTCCATCTTTTGAAACCATTAGAGTTTATGAATCTTTCTGGAAAAGCCACCCAAACTCTTGCCAATTTGTATAAAATTCCTCCCTCCCAAATTTTAGTCGTTCAGGATGAAGTGGACCTACCTTTCGGAAAAATTAAAAATAAAATTGGCGGCGGAACGGCTGGCCACAACGGACTAAAAGATATCGTGGCAAAACTAGGTTCGCAAGAATTCCACCGGTTGCGGTTTGGAGTTGGTAAACCCGAAAAAGGTGGAATGGAAGTAGCTGATTTTGTTTTACAAAATTTTAATGCAGAGGAAAGAAACAATTTGGATGCACTCATCAAAGAATCAGTTACTAAAATTGAAGATTGGATCAGAACCAACCGTAATTTAATCCGAAAAGAAAATGGAGGTTAG
- the nuoK gene encoding NADH-quinone oxidoreductase subunit NuoK produces the protein MNQFINDIPVSYILGLAGILFSIGVLGILIRRNIVIIFMSVELILNSVNLVFVTFSKALSHISGETIVFFVMAIAAAEAAVGLALVIAIFRHKKSTNVDELQSMRW, from the coding sequence ATGAACCAATTCATTAATGACATTCCTGTTTCCTACATATTAGGTCTTGCTGGAATCTTGTTTTCCATTGGCGTACTTGGAATTCTTATTCGAAGAAACATCGTCATCATCTTTATGTCAGTGGAACTCATTTTAAATTCTGTGAATTTAGTGTTTGTTACTTTTTCCAAAGCCCTTTCTCATATTTCAGGGGAAACCATTGTTTTCTTTGTGATGGCAATTGCTGCGGCAGAAGCGGCTGTGGGACTGGCGCTTGTGATTGCCATTTTCCGGCATAAAAAATCCACCAATGTGGATGAACTCCAATCGATGAGATGGTAA
- the nuoE gene encoding complex I 24 kDa subunit family protein, which translates to MAYQFSQDSEKRFQRLIPQFPSKRSLILPCLFLLQADKGFVDQEGMQYIADRIGDPVSLAHVHGVATFYTMYNKKPVGKLHIQICGNISCYLAGSDSITEHVCSKLGIKPGETTSDKKFTVDEVQCLGACGFGPVAQINDKYYENLTPESIEAILSELEKQV; encoded by the coding sequence ATGGCTTATCAATTTTCACAAGATTCAGAAAAGCGTTTCCAGAGGTTGATTCCTCAGTTTCCGAGTAAACGTTCGTTAATTTTGCCCTGTCTTTTTTTATTACAAGCTGACAAAGGTTTTGTGGACCAGGAAGGGATGCAGTACATTGCAGATCGGATTGGTGATCCGGTATCCCTTGCTCATGTGCATGGGGTTGCTACTTTTTACACCATGTACAACAAAAAACCGGTGGGAAAGTTGCACATTCAAATTTGTGGAAATATCTCTTGTTACCTTGCTGGTTCCGATTCCATCACCGAACATGTATGTTCCAAGTTAGGGATTAAACCGGGTGAAACCACAAGTGATAAAAAATTCACCGTTGATGAAGTGCAGTGCCTTGGTGCTTGTGGGTTTGGGCCAGTGGCCCAAATCAACGACAAATATTATGAAAACCTAACACCGGAATCAATCGAAGCCATTCTTTCCGAATTGGAAAAGCAGGTATAA